CCTTCCTACAACAGATCCCTTCCAGAGAACCAGCAGTGCTCATGGGAATTTTAGGTAAAGAAAGTGGATGGAAACTTGGTATTTCACCTGGATGGGCACTGTTTTGCGAGACAGAGCAGTGCACGCTTTTGGCGAGCACCTGGACTGTTTCagcctgtgctgtgtgtgcacgTTCATGAGTTGACTGAATAATTTACTGTCAGGTTCTCTGATTAGGTTCAGGGGATGAGCagagtaacaaaaaataaatttaagttGGGAAAAGTAAAAAGACCAGCAGAGTAAGTGTATGAAGAAAagctgtgatttcttttaaaaaacaaagcactcacacacactgccacacacactgcCACACTGGCTCACAAACTCAGGCACTCAAGCATTTGGCTTCTGCAGTTTTTATACTGCATGCTCCTGATCAGCAGATTGAGCACAGGTATGCTCACAGGTGTGCTCATTCACTCTTTGCTtggtgaggaggagggaagggTGGCACCTggagaggcacacacacacacacacacacacacacacacacacacacacacacacacacacacacacacaaaaaaacccaaccaaaaaaacagcacaggaaaacagGCACAAAAAAGGGCACAACCACTTTCACCCATAACATAGTCATATATGACAGGAGTTTATATGCTGCCATCTGAATGTCAATGCATTTTAGCACTACTTAGTGCCACATATTATCCAGTATAATGTTATGATGGTCAATTCGAGAATTCATCAGCAGTCAGGTAAAAGTCATTTGAAAATCTGCAGGGAAGTCTAGTCGCAGTTGCATCCTTGCAGCAGTACAAGGAGCCAAAATCTCTCAAAATCTTACGTATCTTCGTAAATTGATGATCATGACAAACTAAAGTCATCTTTGTTTGAAGTCACTGTTTGGCACAAGTCTCCTGTAGGTTTAATTTTAGGTTTAACGCAAAGATTAAGTTAATAAACAACTTTTTGGTTACGGTTTTGCTAGCTCATACAAAAGGTAATGACACAACTCCATGCAAGCCAACTAGAATGCGAATCAGGAACACAATGCTTGACATTATGTAGGACGCAAATGAGGGTGAAATACGAAGATTTTTGAAAACACGCACTTCACTTCACGTCCTACTTGTGTTACTGAAATAGCTGAGCCAACCTCTCTGTTTGCTCAATAAATGGTTGGTTGACATTTTCTAATTCCATGTTTTAGGAATTTATAAGTGCACCTTCAGTCACAAGAAGTTGGGCATTCCCAAAGAGCACCTTGCCACCAAGAGCCTGCCCCACCTCGTCTCTCTTAGTATAGACAACAACCTCAACCTTAACCAGGTaccacacacccaaacacacatgcatgtgtttaaatattatttaattgtaaatctatgaaaaagacatcaaatttttcaatttttatttcgAGGATAGCACATTTTGTAGCATCTGCTCAATTTATATTTAACGCTATCTCTGTTTCTTTTACATAAAATCTTAACGGATATCTTTTATGTTTCAGTTTAACTCGTTCATGGTGGTTATACGGGACATGCTGAGTCGCATGGAGAATGAACACAAGACCAAGCTGGAGCAGCTGCACATCatgcaggagcagcagaggtGTCAATTTTGAACCATTGTCTCATTTTTATTCTCTATGATCAAATATTAAATGGTTCTGCATATTAATGGGGATTTTATACAGATTGGCCAGAACATTAGAGATGGTAATTGGATCTGTCATAGAGAGCTATTTGATACTGAATATATATGATAATTGTATGACTAACCTGATAAGTATAAATGCCTTGATTCAAATTCCCTCAGCTTCCTAAATGTTGGTCTTTATGTCTTCTCTAACAGGAGTATAAACATCTCAAACCCTGGACACCAAGCAGAGGAAACCAAGAGCCCACCGAGCAGTGGCAACCAGGTGGGAAGTCACAGAACATGAGTATATATACAGCActgttcaaaaaatatttttatttgcctTAAAAGTTCctgaaaaagacttaaaataatgtattttatgtcgcTGTGCTGGAGTAATACCATCTACGTTTGTCTTTCTTTCAGATTGATGATATCTTTGGCAGCTCAGGGGTTAATGGAAAAGAGAATggatctgcagcagcagccccaCAACCTAACAGAGTGAGGAAACATCGTCAAACCTCATTTACACAAATCTTAACCTTTGTCCTTTTAGCATTTTACAGAGGAGTGTTAGTGCCAGCAGGcattagaaaaaatacattagaggaggaagatttttttgttgtttttgcattttaatttgaaatcaaCTCCTCTGGTGCATCATATTGTGATACAAACTATCATATACTCTATGTATGTTCTCAAAATGCTTTCTTTCCTTATACCTGTCATTAATACTAAAAGTTTGAGTTTATTCGTGCCATTTCGACTTTGCtcgtaatgcaaaataaataaaaatcctccaattttttttccctttatgcTTGGCTTAAATACTCCTCTGTAGCATGCAGTCCAATTTGTTCATGGTCTGTCTTCCTTTGCCTCGTTCTAGATGTCTCTGACTCTAGAGGAGAAACAGCGATTGGCTAAGGAGCAGGAGCAGGCAGCCAAACTGAGGAACCAGCAGCCTTTAGCACCACAGAGCGTCAAACCGGCCAACACCACCAACACAAAGGTAACGCCCGAGAACGTCtctgtacacaaacacatgctggcacacTTTTGGCCAGTGATGGTAATTTTATTGCCTCTTATGTTGCAGACTAAGGATCTGACGAGCAGCCTGCTCAACAACATGACATCTCTAAACAGCCTGTCGTTGGCCAACACAGCACGACCGGCTCCAGTGCAGGGCACCACCATGTCTGCCTTCCCCTCATCTGGCCCCATGGTGGGCTCCATGGGCGCTCCGGTCTCCAACGGCTTCAACCCGACCATGGGCTTTCAGACAGGAGGCATGGGCATGGGGATGGGCATGCGGCCCGCAGGCCCCGGCCTCTACGGCGGCATGgccaccaccaccagcacccCAAACTTTGGAGCCCTCACACAGAATCAAGGACCCATCGGGCAGACGAATAAAGCCCCCGACATGTCAGCCTTGGACAGTCTTTTCTCACCCAGCCAGCCCAAAGTCACCCTCAACCAAATGGGTCCAAAGCCGACAGCGGGCACCAACACCCCTTGGATCAGCCAGTTTGGTTCAGCCCAGAACGCTCAGACTCAGATGCAGGGCGCACCGGTCGGCATGGGAGGAGTGCCCAGCGGGTTTGGGATGCAAGCAAACCCTTTTTTCAGCCCGCAGAACTTTTctcaacctgctgctgctgctagcATGAACCAAAGTGGAATTAAACAAAGTGCATCTGTTAACAACGACCTTAAAGACTTATTCGgctaaatttacaaaaaaaaaaaagatgccagGTTGAGtttattcttttattaattCTGGACAGACGAGACTAGAATTCTCACAGAACAAGACGCTGATTGAATGTGAAGATTTCAAATCCttgctgtctgtatttttaatcTGACCTGGTATAAAGTCTGATTCACATTCAGCTGGCAAATTAACCTGAATTCCATTTCTACTCGACCAGAAGGACAAACGGTTGGGGCGGGAACTTCTTCTATGCTGTGTTCTTTAAATGCTGGGGGTTTCCTACTGTTTTGTACTTGACATTCTTCGGGAGTCCAAATGTCGTGGGTTGCGATGAATCCCAACTCAGTTTATTCAGGAAGGTTTTGTGTTCGTATGATGAATGATTGAGCGGATGGAGTGGATTTTACTTCCTGAACAAGCTGCATCAGAATCACTCCTTAAAGAGAAACTGCGGTATTTTTCAACTTGCaccctgttttcccatgtttttatgtctaagtGACTTATGGAGTCAATTTGacattggtccagtattgagagagacTGCAGCCTCAGCGGCGAAACAGGCTTCAGTGTAATCGCTACGGGCAACTGTGCACCGTCAGTTGACGTCCATTAAACAGGCTggtttttgccactgaaaggCTCATATTGTTAATATaggtgtctgacaacattacgAAAAAGACACTATATagatattaaacattttttctttcgttTTGCTGAACTGTTTGTTATTGCAACCATGCGTCACTCAGTCCTGACAGTGTAGTTTAGAGTTatcttaaagatttttaatgtcatacataaatattaaactGATTTTGACAATGTGGAAAAGTGAAATTTCAGAATGGGACTTCTCCTTGGTGCACCTGTAAATCCAATCTAATGCTCTACACAAAAAATGGAGCAGTTTGTTTACTGCCCTGTTTTATGGCCTGTTTTTGATGTTGAACGTGACACAgcagaataaaataacagataGGCACACTTGAATACTGGCCGTGggaaagcagtttaaaaaacgATGCTTTTTTGATTGGAAAAGGTAAACAAACAGACTGGATCAGCAatagataaagaaaaatgttgaatttctCTGCAGGGTCTTTTCTAATGTTGtctaataacaatctgagtggtaaaaacaagcacttcaAATGAATGTAAATTGATGGTGCACAGTTGCCCATAGGGATTACATCGCAGCTTGTTTCACTGCTGCGGCTGCATAGGTCTCTCTCTATACTGGAACAATTTCAAATAcagttgtctccattagtcactttgacacaaaaacattagaaaataagGCCtaggttaaaaaataccagactttccctttaaaattttgcagaaaaggaaagaaaaagtggCCTCACATCGGCTTCTGTATCTTTATTGCTTCTCCAGACTATTTTAGGATGTGCCGCATGTCTAAAGTGATCAGAGAGTtggcttaaaaacaaaaacaccaaaatgtgtgAGCCCAGTGGGAGGCAGCTTGAAGTGTAGCACCGATGAGCCTGCAGTCACTGATCTGCGTCCAGGAGGCTCGTCCGTGGAGAGTATATGAAAAGGGGGTGCTGGAAATTGATAGTCGTGGCTCAGATGGGGGAAAACCAAGTAGCCCCTCTGCAGTCCGTCTCCATGGTAACGGTTTCTCTGCAGCACCAGTAACCCCCATTTTGTGAGCACAAATTGGACTCTGGTCGtcattatttttactattttgtctCAATCTTTCATCATCAGGTTCCAAGGCTGAAAagcttgcttcttttttttaaaccgttgcttaaagagatagtttagattttttttaactggggTTGTAtgagtatattacatacagtagatgtcagtcggcatgccctcattttggagaagcaggctggactTCTAAATTGAAGCTACGCAATCTACTGCTATGCAGGAGTCAGCAGCAAATGCACTTTGGCCACAAAAGTcccactttgaaaaaaaaaaataatatcacttTAGGTGTATGCTACATTAAGAGTTTTtccactgctttaccttaatgccAGGCAgcagttttcacaggaaaattACGTGTTatatcgctctcttcaaagccagactccattgacagaaacagtaattttacctcacagcaCACTGGAGTTGTTGGCCTACCACTGACTTGTTTGTTTAGCttcgaaaacatgggggaaaaagcagtgagcaaattagcaagaaatgtcccacacattgcaagaaattagtaaaaggtgatgagaaaaagacctgaatttttcttttgaaaaagagagttaaaaaatttgcaaaaaatccccaaaaatatatttagacttattataattacatatttaaatttatgttacagaaaaaaaattacacatatatccttttttcaatgtgctttaatttgtgcttattttcaggcagttttcatgtaactttttaattatttcttgctttttttgctgtttcccATCGTAATGTGCTCTCTGACAGAaagtaaaagcagtaaaaatactctcaatatagtgaAAACGgttaatgatttaattttttttggacactttttttaGCTCGCAAAAACGTGTTTTGCCCCCGTCCTCAGCactacattgcttagcttccgtgtcagactccagcctgcttctccaaactgaggacATATCGACatacatctactgtatgttgcCTAATACACTAAATATGGAtaagtacaaaaaagaaaatctgaactgtccctttaatttgtCATCAAAGCAAGCATGTTGAAAAGGACAGGGTCAGTTTGTCTGGTCAAAGTTTGTCAATGACCGTTTCACCTCCTTTTCTAATGTATCAATTTCTGTAAATGCAGTATGAATGATTTATCTGTGTCTTATAGAGGAATAGGACGAGTGGAGTAGCTATTACAGCAGTGTCCTTTTAACAAAATGCTAACGCTAAAAGCGATGAACAAGGAGTGTATGCACTGCGTAGGCGATTGTGCCTTACATGGGTACACGTGTAGGACTAGACAGCCAGCACTCATCTGTTACTCAAGTATtaatattttcccttttaatcAGCTGTCTGGCTTCTCAAATGCTTTGTTGCATGTTACTGAACTCGACCACAAAAGATCTAACTTTTAGCATCTTTTCTAATGATGattccagctgctttttttttctcatatccGGCTGAATTTGCTCGGATGAAGTTTTTGAGGGTCTCAAAAAGCAAATTTCTGTCGACCAATTTGTACAATGATGAAGATTAGCGctatatattttgatttcagcacttttcagCTGTCGGAGGACCTGTGCTGGTGACGTGTTATTATGAAGTGTAAATACAAAGCTATTTAAAGATGGATTGCTCTGTGAGGGCCTTGGCATTTTTTATGTCCTCGTGATAATGGTGAAGAGGCCTTAGATGAGTCATGTGCAATAATCAATTTTGGTTGCATATCGAGTGGCTCAAGAAGCTGTCGatgtgctttttctttcatctccGCTGACCTAAAATAATTACGTGGATCTGTCAGATTTTCTTAACAGCTGAATATTAACCTGTACTCATTCaaatcttacatttttaaagagaattaCACAGTTTTAGGGTTTTTAGATGCACCTTGGTCACACTGTGTTTCTGCTGACAATGATTGTTGTTAACATGCTGAAGTGTAATGTCTGTTTTCggattaatttttttgtgtgtaataagGCCGCCTGTATGAggtgagctttttttttgactgttcaGGTTCTGTTCATTTCCCAATTTTTGTctctcaaaaccacaaatgtgtcAGTGATTGGAGCTTTTTTTCATCAGTGGAGTGCAGTTCGACTTCATCACAAAGTGGATGTGATCTGTGAAGCCTGCGTCACATATCCCGGCAGAAACCCCAAAGCAGAAAACTAAAAGCTTATTCTTCTACAAGATTATTTGTATACCACTGCTGTCGATGTATGTGTCGTGTGGCCCTTGTTTTATGTGTGAAGGTGCTGGTCTCTGAGGTGGTTCAGTGAAAATCTGTACATATAAAGGAAAGTACACAATCTAATACACTCAGAGGGTGGTCATTATTTGTGTGATGGTTTTTAAACACTAGATCAGACAATGAAGGGTAAtcatctttaattaaaaaagcaagacaaaGCGCACTGATTACATGGCAGTATTAATGAAAAGATTTATTGTCAGCTAGTCGGCAGTGTTAAATGAAACATTGAAGTTAACCTTTCTTTGGTTTTAGGATAAAagatttttaatcaaaatgtaataataaagtgCTCTGACTACAAGGCAGTATTCGTGAATcatgaacattttaacatgcaTAGGCACAAGAACAGGCAGGTATTTAAGACTTTGGTGAACATGTCTTTGATTTTAAGGTTAAATGAGGTTTTTCAGAGTCTGTTTCCACATAATTTTGCCTTTGACACGGCATACTCTTAGCCCGTAGCTAACTTAGCTCctattgtcacacacacagttaaccTGAGTCCAAGGCTGTAGGACTGACCCTGCTTTCTAAGAGCCCGGGGTTAAACTTTAGTTGGAAGACATTACTTATTCTaacattataaaattattttgtttatttcaatatGTATCACATCAGCAACTTTTAGCCCTGAGTTATGTCCATTAGCCGACACGGCTGCAGAGCAAGGCCAGGTAGACCAAATGTTAGATAACAGCTAACAGCTCCCTTAAGCCTAAATTCAAGGATCAAAGTTGATGCTGCAGAACCAGAggtatgttttgggtttttttttattttttattcctgactcaagtgatgtcactcatGTCAACATCACTTGAGTCAGTGTCAATTGGgcaatttatcagattttacgCAGCTCCCTCTGGAGCCGCAAAagactttatacatttttttacatagaaTATTACTCCctaagacctttttttaaagattacttTCTTTATTGAATAGGACAACTTAGAGggtatgacatgcagcaaaggggcCAAAGTTGGACACTGCAGCGAGGACGTAGCATCTACATGGGGTGTCCACTCTATCAACTGAGCTACTACTACTTAAATTTCAACCCAACATTAACTTAACTTAATCTTTATGATGCCTGGAAAGTTAAAcctaaaattaaatgaaattaataaataagaaaCTGTACCcaaacacaccttttttttaaaaaaaatcccatgttTAAATAACAATTGAGTAACGCCAACAGCAAAGAGATGAGGCAGCTTGTGAAAAACTGTACTGAATCATTCCAATGTAGAGAGACAACCTCCAGCAGGCAGTGAAAAACTGTGAGGATCAACATTAAGTTAACTGTTGACCTCCAAATCTTTCTCAGTCCCACAGTCACTGGTTCAGTCGTCGCACTGATCTGGTGGTGTTTGTGGAAAGGTTCCTCTGAGTCATGGCTGcaaaagaaatgtaacattaccACTTCATAAGTGTGAGAGGAGTTCTACACAGCAGTTAGTGTCCACGTTTCCAGCTCACCTGAGAAGTTTAGCTCATAGCTAAAGTGCATGGTGGTGAACGTCACGATGCCCGACGGGTTTTGCTGGTACTGGAGCTCGATGTCCTGACTGGAAACGCTGCTGCTCATTTTGGAATAATCTTTCCATCTCCCATTGATATCCTGAAACTGCCATCGTGGCTGTGTGCCCGAACTGAAGAACAGAAGGATATAAGTTTATAACACTTACAGTAGCACATCACTGCCAAATGAACTGAGCTGGTGTTGCAATGCAGATTTAGTGCAAAAAAGAGTAGAATAACATTAGTCTAAAATGGGAGGAGAATAAAGGCAAAGTCATGTAGACCttaacatttaaccctttgaaaagtggaacaacaaaacttttcttttgctgcttttggacgcctttcacaagtatgtaaGCCTGTGAACGCTGAGCAAAGAAATCGCTTtcgaaaaaggcaataaacgACTTGAGAAGTAATGTCCTGctatctgtgaaaaaaatagctttttttaagctttttttattttttgttagtttgttaggttttttggctaatttcaggtaacttcttctgttttccaaaaaactaatgttctcaggtttcaaagatttataagatgtttttaatttaaggcCTTTTAAGTTAAGGTGTTTCGTGGAGTTTGCCTTTTAAGAAGTGGTTATTATGAGGCTGGCAGATTATTTCAAATTGAATGTGTAATTTAAGAGGGCTTTTCAAATTAAGTGGGTTTGGTCCATTCGATTCAGATGTTACGTATGTTTTCAGGGTTTTAAGGATACATTTGTGGCATTTTAAGGGAAACGTTTGTCTTGACCTGCTGATCTGTTGACTCCCATCGTCAGCAGTCCTCCTCACAGCTCTCGTAGTTCCGATATTGTCGTTGACTTGACACATTCCTGTGATAAACCAGAGTACACAGAGTTTAAGTGCAGATTTAAACTGCTGTCCTCAACAAAAGCAAAGTGTGACTTTGTAGCTGCACATGCGTTTGTTACTTGAAAAATCCAGCGTATATGAGTATCTCTTGATCCTGAAGTGCAGCTGGCCCTGTGGATTCAGCTGGTATTGTCTTTCAATGGCAGCGCTGTCAAATGAACATATCtgcacagaaatacaaaaacaagccCACCTTTAAGAGGAATGCATATTTGATGTATTTCAATTTGACCACCAGATACCACTGATGACTCTCAGACAttatttaccagaaaaaaatattggagaatgaaaattaaatatctttaaaaacaaaaatatatcagaagTTAAAGTTTTGAGTTTAACCTTAACTGAAAACTTTTCGGGTAGGTTTCCATTATAAGCTTTTGCTGCAACTACCTGAAATAGCTGCTTGCCCTACTTACATGTGCTTTGTATTCTGTCCATTGCTCCTCTTCTCCCATGAACTCCCACTTGTAGCCTCCATCAGtgagctgagaggaggaggccGCGGGGAAAACAgcactgcagagagagacaaacttTTTTACAGGGATTTAGCGCTAAAATTCTCTCTCAAGTTGCCCTTAAGTAACAAAAATCCAGTTAAGGATTCAACAGAAGATGAGTACAACACAAACATTATGAGAGAAAATagcacagtaaaaacaaaggaaaggaaaaaggatCCCAACTCAAAATAGAGTACGGCTCATGCACAAAAAGATTTGATCTGCAGTTGAGACACCAAAGACACCAAAGAAACACCAAAGACAGTTTGCTGACCTGTCTCCTGAAGGGAGACTGTTCCACAGCCTGCGACTCAGGACAGCAAACGTCCTGTCCCGACgatttttctttctcaaacGAGGTACAACTAGCTGACATTGTTTGGTGGACCTGCGGGGCCGAGCAAAGGTATAAGGGGATAGTAGTTCACTAAGATACTCTGGAGCAAGACCATTCAAAGCTTTATAGATGGAGAGGAGCGTCCTGAATTGAATCCAAAGTTTGTGATGTGTGAGCAATATGAGGTCTTAGCGAATTGTCTTGCTGCAGAGTTGTGAATAACTGCAACCAGGTTGGctgaagcagaaaaagaaaaggttagGAACTGGTTCCCTTTGTGGTGCACTGACTATGAAAATGAAATAGGTCCAAGAATAGACCCCTGAGGTACCCCACAGGTTAAAAGAGCAAGTGTGGATACAGACTGTGAccaatggattttaaaaaattctggtttgatcaataaaagaaaaaactgtttaGAACTACACCAAATAACTTGTGCATTACAAACATGTGTCTGTCTGAATGCAGGAAATAAACACTTctatacaaaaaaaggaatccAGCAGATGAAAAGTCTCACCTCTCTGTGTTGGAAGTGAATTTTGGACGCCTTCTTACATTCCTCTGCAGGCCTGTgacacagtttgtttgtgtcatggctgcagagaaaaataaaatcagttacACTTCCCTGTATGAAGACACATTTACTGAAATTAAAAAGCTTGCACATGCAAAATGACGTACTGGAGAAGTTGAGTGTGTATGCCGTCGAGCCCACGGTGAAACTGAAGGTTCCTCGAGGGTTTTGATGGAACTGATGCTCGATATCTCCACTGCTGATTGAAGAGGACACCGTGCTGGAGCTCTGAGGAAGAGGACGTGAATTTAATG
This genomic interval from Plectropomus leopardus isolate mb chromosome 22, YSFRI_Pleo_2.0, whole genome shotgun sequence contains the following:
- the si:ch211-244b2.3 gene encoding uncharacterized protein si:ch211-244b2.3 isoform X2, which codes for MDTEESMRFCPETPVKRKHYEWQLSNGHQWQPIENDHVIETHYCQPGAKGITLNFNQWKVYIDFDKLETLTAGLKVQRISFLLPGQTEDVGWYFRDDQLWCEYGSQSSSTVSSSISSGDIEHQFHQNPRGTFSFTVGSTAYTLNFSTMTQTNCVTGLQRNVRRRPKFTSNTESAVFPAASSSQLTDGGYKWEFMGEEEQWTEYKAHICSFDSAAIERQYQLNPQGQLHFRIKRYSYTLDFSRMCQVNDNIGTTRAVRRTADDGSQQISSSGTQPRWQFQDINGRWKDYSKMSSSVSSQDIELQYQQNPSGIVTFTTMHFSYELNFSAMTQRNLSTNTTRSVRRLNQ
- the si:ch211-244b2.3 gene encoding uncharacterized protein si:ch211-244b2.3 isoform X1 codes for the protein MDTEESMRFCPETPVKRKHYEWQLSNGHQWQPIENDHVIETHYCQPGAKGITLNFNQWKVYIDFDKLETLTAGLKVQRISFLLPGQTEDVGWYFRDDQLWCEYGSQSSSTVSSSISSGDIEHQFHQNPRGTFSFTVGSTAYTLNFSTMTQTNCVTGLQRNVRRRPKFTSNTERSTKQCQLVVPRLRKKNRRDRTFAVLSRRLWNSLPSGDSAVFPAASSSQLTDGGYKWEFMGEEEQWTEYKAHICSFDSAAIERQYQLNPQGQLHFRIKRYSYTLDFSRMCQVNDNIGTTRAVRRTADDGSQQISSSGTQPRWQFQDINGRWKDYSKMSSSVSSQDIELQYQQNPSGIVTFTTMHFSYELNFSAMTQRNLSTNTTRSVRRLNQ